The Zobellia alginiliquefaciens genome contains a region encoding:
- a CDS encoding 3-keto-disaccharide hydrolase produces MGLKLFSAMAGVMLMAMGLNAQGVKSLEGKWDLVIQKDGEELPSWLEVKHSGTNTLVGQFVYAFGSARPIAEIEVKNDIFTFSIPKQWEPDGTDMTFTGSLDGEELKGTMIYTDGKPYSWTAVRAPKLKYVEKAKWGKTKDLFNGKDLNGWKAMGENQWVIEDGVLSSPKSGANLVSEEKFKDFKLHVEFKVPPGSNSGVYLRGRYEVQITDDKGSDPSSVLFGGIYGFLTPNEMAANDASEWQEYDITLIGRRVTIVANGKTIINDQNIPGITGGALDSNEGEPGPFLIQGDHGPIKFRKFEVTPRVE; encoded by the coding sequence ATGGGATTGAAATTGTTTTCGGCCATGGCAGGTGTTATGCTTATGGCAATGGGTTTAAATGCACAGGGGGTAAAATCTTTAGAAGGAAAGTGGGATTTGGTCATTCAAAAAGACGGAGAAGAATTACCGTCTTGGTTAGAAGTTAAACATTCCGGTACCAATACTTTGGTAGGTCAGTTTGTTTATGCCTTTGGTAGTGCCAGGCCTATTGCTGAAATAGAAGTAAAAAACGATATTTTTACTTTTAGTATACCCAAACAATGGGAGCCGGATGGAACTGATATGACCTTTACCGGTTCTTTAGATGGCGAGGAACTGAAAGGAACCATGATTTACACAGATGGTAAACCGTATAGTTGGACGGCGGTGAGAGCACCTAAATTAAAATATGTTGAAAAAGCAAAATGGGGTAAAACTAAGGACCTTTTTAACGGGAAGGATTTAAATGGATGGAAAGCCATGGGTGAAAACCAATGGGTGATTGAAGATGGTGTTCTTTCTAGTCCAAAGTCTGGAGCTAATTTAGTTTCGGAAGAGAAGTTTAAAGACTTTAAGTTACATGTAGAGTTTAAAGTGCCACCAGGGAGTAACAGTGGAGTTTATCTAAGAGGTCGCTATGAGGTGCAGATTACAGATGATAAAGGTTCTGACCCATCTAGTGTTTTGTTTGGGGGTATCTACGGATTTTTAACGCCAAATGAAATGGCGGCTAACGATGCTAGTGAATGGCAGGAATATGATATTACGTTAATTGGCCGTCGTGTTACTATTGTTGCTAATGGAAAAACAATTATCAATGACCAAAACATACCGGGAATTACTGGAGGTGCATTAGATAGTAACGAAGGAGAGCCGGGTCCGTTTTTGATTCAAGGTGATCACGGTCCTATTAAGTTTAGGAAATTTGAAGTGACGCCAAGAGTAGAGTAG